The Dyadobacter sp. 676 DNA window GCGCCGGATTGCCGTTAATAGTCGTTTTGTTGTTTTCAAGCACTTTCAAACCGTAGTTTTTCACCACTGCCTGCGCCGCCTCGTCGAGCGACTTGCCGTCCGCCAGCGTGAAAAGCATCATCGACTTTCCGTCTTTCGCTGCCATCTGGAATTGTACAGGCGAATTTTCATATTGCCAGCCGCTCGGAACCGGGAACTGGAATTTCAGCGATGGATGGTAAAAATTGTTGTTCTCCACAAAGCCCTGCTGCGGGTCGTTGCCATAGATAATGCCGTCGATCTTGCGCAAATACACGTCGCGGTTCACATTATACTTGCCTGGGTGAGCGGTCTGGTATTCGGCCGCGAGCTTGCCCACTTTGTTCATACGGTCGCCCGGATCGGGGTGCGTCGACTGGAACGTAGGAATAGACTGCCCGGCCTTTTCGCTGATTTTTTTCAGCGTACCGAAGAAATCAGCCATCTCTCTGGCGTCATAGCCGATTTTGCTCGAATAATCGACGCCTATTTTATCGGATTCGGTCTCATGGTCGCGGCTGTAACTCAAAAAGAGCAAGCCCAATGCCTGCTGCGCCTGCTCGCCCATCGCGCGTACCTGCGGGGAAAGTACCATGCCCGCCGCGAGGCCAACCTGTCCCAATATCTGCGAAGTCTGCTGCCGCGCCGAATGCCGCGCGGTAATGTGCCCTATTTCATGCCCCAGCACGCCGGCGAATTCGGCCTCGTTATTAAAATGCGCCATAATCCCCCTTGTAAAATATACGTAACCGCCGGGTACCGCAAATGCATTGACTACCGGAGAGTCTACGATGAAGAACTTGTAGGGCAAATCGGGCCGGTGCGATATCTTGGCCATCGCCATTCCCTTTTCATTGATGAAGGATTGCAGGTTTTTATCGTCGTAAATGCCCATTGTAGCCACGATAGACGGATGCGATTCGGCCCCGAGCGCGATCTCTTTTTCCTGAGACATAAAGACAAGCTCTTTTTTACCTGTCACGGGGTTTTTAGAACAACCTGCCAGCATTCCAGCCGCCACAATCGCCGGCAGAATGTGAAATGAGTATTTCATTTTCATAAAATTTGAAAAATGACTTGAATGAAGGAGTTGGTCAAAATTAAAGGTTCTCGCGAATTATACGCAAAGAATCATGCCAAATCGTGACTTCGAATTGCAGGCTGTCGGCTTTCGGCAATGAGTGCATGAAAAATATTTTCCTTTGCCTCTGCATATTATCTAAATTACATCTTCGTCGGTAATCCGGAGCTCCACCCGGGTGA harbors:
- a CDS encoding M48 family metalloprotease; this translates as MKMKYSFHILPAIVAAGMLAGCSKNPVTGKKELVFMSQEKEIALGAESHPSIVATMGIYDDKNLQSFINEKGMAMAKISHRPDLPYKFFIVDSPVVNAFAVPGGYVYFTRGIMAHFNNEAEFAGVLGHEIGHITARHSARQQTSQILGQVGLAAGMVLSPQVRAMGEQAQQALGLLFLSYSRDHETESDKIGVDYSSKIGYDAREMADFFGTLKKISEKAGQSIPTFQSTHPDPGDRMNKVGKLAAEYQTAHPGKYNVNRDVYLRKIDGIIYGNDPQQGFVENNNFYHPSLKFQFPVPSGWQYENSPVQFQMAAKDGKSMMLFTLADGKSLDEAAQAVVKNYGLKVLENNKTTINGNPALVMVSQQVEQGQNGQAAAATANTIQVGTWLIQYGGNIYAIHGVAAAGNYAANAGQFRSVAQGFKSVSDPNILNRQPERIRIKTAQRDGTLRDLLKENNQPDNKLDDLAILNGMALTDKVTKGTLFKTLGK